One Sodalis praecaptivus DNA segment encodes these proteins:
- a CDS encoding RHS repeat domain-containing protein yields MHHPFAAQVDPRTGLLHFRLPLVTAIGNDHLGPEFALSLSYSLLHLQDVGYGKGFDDNLSRYDPESRLLTLSNGEQYRLEGEASEPAFCPPAPLHIRLKMLNGALWIYYKSGAVEQLIIPQAKAIAQKYYLLNRVFSPAGHEILFTYIVVNGRLRLAQIKDAQQSLVEIKWPSLHQVDGQPPAPNHVILTVWPGLAQSYSLLLQKEQGKLTRVSQCDKNSIDNARCRASALCEIGYDSRDRLTSLRLPGGINEDFVYCADGAVRPLPCMASHTTRVTDNQRELYRQTQTFQFTCVDFLTANAPLSRPDMLTPGKIYSSKITIRRDNRSPLGPAAPETGSEIITRRYDSYHRLVSEKHQTKITMNNQLKESEHTLILSYRAPVDAATTTPLAQLARTYCLPTRKEEHWRIPPIVNTPQRPDQQPQKKTITHYNYDADGNLTLCVYPDGSQFTVNYFNADGSDSDCPADPLGFRRFAAEVSYEIPPGDIPTTQIRRIYYHYDALSCHRPSVLPHDTLVLCHKVTYVIYNFPLKAPAADAGRAPAQDTAIKNVRDVPSRVDVKTLEVSYYDEPEATFGSRHGRLKSQRMTYTGEPEKTVVSKDYFWEKRSARDNTPTDYELVCTCHFSVSHTRPEPKAAPETAAAVPQGSTPEDDAPQMTPARTANEAQQTLTTTSIWSLPDYHLITTIDAQGNQTDYRYQNNDLDFFLTRHAQTPCAAIQCRTIRYDLQQNSLVHISETDSLGNGVHRYIDGFGRLHRKTYCSARRADNPVTLEERRYDGAGRLIEATLNDWHIAANTLAPSQQIAQHRGEYYYDEWGQLNVILHHDGERGQYHLIDNAIFDDRQTREQFPYDVTSRSVDLRACASGVIEEHYDIVNRPLKLLRETRSAITLEGFRSVNKRPPAGEEASALPDLAVPLDEAACEIDNLGKLISAAEFIRDDMQRIIAVTETLSQHYVNYQYDYQDRLCLMSIGDTGNFRYVYDRQDGPPTQIRFSPPLSSRQPLPAPAADHYQLYVRSLDGWGRILSEKQLGQGANAWRYEGAHPRPIGYTDAGHNTFHFRYHRHLKHALIEMKYADGLRRFHYDNAGRVTAVQDHFLDDLAGPCLRYQYNSEGQVIRETVCGPEDEKGFWTEYDYSLAGRLLQSRDSLGQTHLYRYDRAGRLITLTGSEVELSLDYDAFGRLAQHTVTERATGKGVRRELRYGFFNRVTKIAITPCGPHTADAKTLQIALKYDGLDNIIAKTVTETSGGVGRTRQETFSYDRRGYLTNCHYHGNLPLLANDGQMDRQVLRQEFKYDDLANLTEVRTETAPLGDGTASGAAKTFLTTRYFYHNGEAPTRLTDLSHSAKPALTNMLLYDSCGRLVQDHQGLRYYYDRFGHLILTLTPNHDYKFYHYDPAGRLFACGDERGETVYLYSQNRLTHVKRYTRDTPFPPQTVLDAIKKDDVPNVAGAINGLTAHINLDKRKNGLTHATLFHYGNTHALITRCERQPGWPSVLLLAADQQGNTVQAGGTARIDYLPWGLANEPMEGVATDATLPEDMPRYQGCLLDSAVNGYFMGSDHRLYQPEVRRFISPAALRFPGVAGLNPYTFMMNDPVNQTFPNARGNRRGRMTQPSGKEAPPLTHPAFDTVLSATPPLHIMLTATDFSWAASAIASGSLEYKDPMVSCALLWSSKMLALAAGCDEPVVGEHRRRQSPLDAFQSLSLSCLKHGNNQVNHFSHYRYQNPLAQAACPTLQNILQRGHHGSLLPTSPRSIAPPWPSLLPMLASEEPWISVDHPLLMLASYAAGTESARQLADLISRPMATFTLALGPAMAFAAEGFAPSVQRDGSFPAAAQGGAAHAYLFFMGYRPAPTMCYPLLYPDGPFAGGRPLSEATTAMTRYFPGAF; encoded by the coding sequence CGCCTATTAACGCTCTCCAACGGTGAACAATATCGCCTTGAGGGCGAGGCATCCGAACCGGCATTTTGTCCGCCGGCCCCGCTTCATATCCGATTGAAAATGCTCAATGGCGCACTTTGGATTTATTACAAAAGCGGTGCCGTTGAACAGCTCATTATTCCTCAGGCAAAAGCCATTGCGCAAAAGTATTATTTGCTCAACCGGGTTTTTTCTCCCGCCGGCCATGAAATACTGTTCACCTACATTGTCGTCAACGGTCGTTTGCGTCTCGCGCAAATAAAAGATGCGCAGCAAAGCCTGGTAGAAATAAAATGGCCGTCTCTGCATCAGGTCGATGGCCAGCCGCCCGCGCCAAATCACGTTATTCTCACCGTTTGGCCCGGCTTAGCGCAAAGCTATAGCCTGTTGCTGCAAAAAGAGCAGGGAAAACTGACACGCGTTAGCCAGTGCGATAAGAACAGTATCGACAACGCGCGCTGCCGCGCCAGCGCACTTTGCGAGATAGGTTATGACAGCCGGGATCGCCTGACATCGCTGCGCCTGCCCGGCGGCATCAACGAGGACTTCGTCTACTGCGCGGACGGGGCCGTCAGACCTCTGCCCTGCATGGCAAGCCATACCACCCGCGTCACCGATAACCAGAGGGAGTTATATCGGCAGACGCAGACCTTTCAGTTTACCTGTGTGGATTTTCTCACCGCAAACGCCCCTCTAAGCCGGCCCGATATGCTCACGCCGGGGAAAATCTATTCATCGAAAATCACGATCCGCCGTGATAACCGCAGCCCACTGGGCCCGGCAGCGCCGGAGACCGGCAGCGAAATCATTACGCGCCGCTATGATAGTTATCACCGTCTGGTCAGCGAGAAGCACCAGACGAAAATCACGATGAATAATCAGCTTAAGGAAAGTGAGCACACCCTCATTCTAAGCTATCGCGCCCCCGTCGACGCCGCGACGACTACGCCGCTGGCGCAATTAGCCCGCACCTATTGTTTACCGACAAGAAAAGAAGAACACTGGCGCATCCCGCCTATCGTCAACACCCCGCAACGCCCCGATCAGCAACCGCAGAAAAAGACGATTACCCACTACAATTACGATGCTGATGGCAATTTAACCCTCTGCGTGTATCCCGATGGGAGTCAGTTCACCGTTAATTATTTTAACGCTGATGGCAGTGATAGCGACTGTCCTGCCGATCCGCTGGGTTTTCGTCGCTTTGCCGCCGAAGTCAGTTATGAAATTCCCCCAGGGGATATCCCGACGACGCAGATTCGTCGCATCTACTACCACTATGACGCCCTTTCCTGTCATCGCCCGTCGGTGCTGCCGCATGACACCCTGGTGCTTTGCCATAAGGTCACCTATGTCATCTATAACTTTCCCTTAAAAGCCCCCGCCGCCGACGCTGGACGGGCGCCAGCACAAGACACCGCCATTAAAAACGTGCGTGATGTGCCGTCTCGGGTGGACGTGAAAACGTTGGAAGTAAGCTACTATGATGAACCGGAAGCCACCTTCGGTTCGCGCCACGGCCGGCTGAAGTCCCAGCGTATGACCTATACCGGCGAGCCGGAAAAGACGGTGGTCAGCAAAGATTATTTTTGGGAAAAACGCTCCGCCAGGGACAATACTCCCACCGACTATGAACTGGTCTGCACCTGCCATTTCAGCGTCAGCCATACCCGTCCAGAGCCCAAGGCGGCGCCGGAGACGGCCGCGGCCGTGCCGCAAGGGTCGACACCGGAAGATGACGCCCCTCAGATGACGCCTGCACGGACGGCCAACGAGGCACAGCAGACGCTTACCACCACCTCTATTTGGTCTTTGCCCGATTATCACCTGATAACCACTATTGATGCCCAGGGCAACCAGACCGACTACCGCTATCAAAATAACGATCTGGATTTTTTCCTTACCCGCCACGCCCAGACGCCCTGCGCCGCCATACAGTGCCGCACTATCCGCTATGATCTGCAACAGAACTCACTGGTACATATCAGTGAAACCGATTCTCTCGGCAATGGCGTTCATCGTTATATTGACGGTTTCGGCCGCCTGCACAGAAAAACCTATTGCAGCGCCCGACGGGCGGATAATCCGGTCACGCTGGAAGAACGACGCTATGACGGCGCCGGCAGGTTAATCGAGGCGACGCTGAATGATTGGCACATTGCGGCGAACACGCTGGCGCCCTCGCAACAAATCGCGCAACACCGAGGTGAATATTACTACGATGAGTGGGGGCAGCTTAACGTCATCTTGCATCATGACGGCGAGCGGGGGCAATATCACCTCATCGATAATGCTATTTTTGACGACAGGCAAACCCGCGAACAGTTTCCTTACGATGTTACATCACGTTCGGTCGATCTCCGCGCCTGTGCCTCGGGCGTGATTGAAGAGCATTACGACATAGTAAACAGACCGCTAAAGCTATTGCGTGAAACGCGCAGTGCCATAACCTTAGAGGGATTCCGCTCTGTCAACAAAAGACCGCCAGCGGGGGAGGAGGCGTCTGCACTGCCCGACCTAGCCGTGCCATTAGACGAGGCGGCATGCGAAATAGACAACCTCGGCAAGCTTATCAGCGCCGCTGAGTTTATCCGCGACGATATGCAGCGCATTATCGCCGTCACCGAAACGCTATCCCAGCATTACGTTAATTATCAATATGATTATCAGGATCGCTTATGCCTGATGAGTATTGGCGACACCGGTAATTTTCGCTATGTCTATGACCGTCAGGATGGCCCGCCAACCCAGATTCGCTTTTCCCCCCCGTTGTCGTCGCGCCAACCTTTACCGGCTCCTGCCGCGGACCATTATCAGCTCTATGTACGCAGCCTCGATGGCTGGGGGCGGATACTGAGCGAAAAACAGCTCGGACAAGGCGCTAACGCCTGGCGCTATGAGGGTGCCCACCCCCGCCCGATCGGCTATACCGATGCCGGCCATAATACTTTCCACTTTCGCTACCATCGTCATTTGAAGCATGCGTTGATTGAAATGAAGTATGCCGATGGCCTACGGCGGTTTCACTATGATAATGCCGGTCGAGTGACGGCGGTACAGGATCATTTCCTCGACGATCTGGCCGGCCCTTGTCTACGCTACCAATATAATTCTGAAGGCCAAGTGATCCGCGAAACGGTTTGTGGGCCGGAGGACGAAAAGGGGTTTTGGACCGAGTATGACTACAGTCTGGCCGGTCGACTGCTGCAATCCCGCGATAGCCTTGGCCAGACGCATCTCTATCGTTATGACCGCGCGGGACGGCTGATAACATTGACCGGCAGCGAAGTCGAGCTATCGCTGGACTATGATGCCTTCGGGCGCCTGGCGCAACATACCGTCACCGAGCGCGCCACGGGCAAAGGCGTCAGGCGCGAACTGCGCTACGGTTTTTTTAATCGGGTGACCAAAATCGCTATCACGCCCTGCGGGCCGCATACGGCCGACGCCAAAACGCTACAGATAGCGCTCAAGTATGATGGATTGGATAACATCATCGCCAAGACGGTAACGGAAACATCGGGGGGCGTAGGCCGCACGCGTCAGGAAACATTTTCCTATGACCGACGCGGCTATCTGACGAATTGCCATTATCACGGGAATTTGCCGCTGCTAGCTAACGATGGGCAAATGGATAGGCAAGTGCTCAGGCAGGAATTCAAGTACGACGATCTCGCCAATCTCACCGAGGTGAGAACCGAAACCGCGCCACTCGGCGACGGGACCGCGAGCGGCGCGGCCAAGACATTTCTCACCACCCGCTATTTCTATCATAACGGCGAAGCGCCCACCCGCCTCACCGACCTGTCGCATTCCGCGAAGCCTGCGCTAACAAACATGCTGCTTTACGACAGTTGCGGCAGGCTAGTTCAGGATCATCAGGGCCTTCGCTACTATTACGACCGCTTTGGCCATTTGATTTTAACCCTCACCCCGAATCACGACTATAAATTCTACCATTATGATCCCGCCGGCCGCCTTTTCGCCTGCGGCGATGAACGGGGTGAGACGGTTTATCTTTACAGCCAGAATCGCCTAACCCATGTCAAACGCTACACGCGCGACACGCCATTTCCGCCGCAGACGGTGCTTGACGCCATCAAAAAAGACGATGTGCCCAATGTGGCCGGCGCCATCAACGGGCTGACGGCGCATATCAACCTGGATAAGCGCAAGAACGGATTGACGCACGCAACGCTTTTTCACTACGGCAATACCCACGCGCTTATCACCCGCTGCGAGCGTCAACCGGGCTGGCCGTCAGTACTGTTGCTGGCCGCCGATCAGCAAGGAAATACCGTGCAGGCCGGCGGCACTGCGCGGATTGATTATCTTCCCTGGGGGCTGGCCAATGAGCCTATGGAGGGCGTCGCAACCGACGCTACCCTGCCTGAAGACATGCCCCGTTATCAGGGCTGCCTGCTCGATAGCGCCGTCAACGGCTACTTTATGGGCAGCGATCACCGGCTGTATCAGCCCGAGGTCCGGCGGTTCATTTCCCCCGCCGCTCTGCGTTTTCCCGGCGTGGCGGGACTGAACCCTTATACCTTCATGATGAACGATCCCGTTAACCAAACGTTTCCCAACGCGCGGGGCAACCGCAGGGGACGGATGACGCAGCCGTCGGGCAAAGAAGCGCCTCCGCTGACGCACCCCGCCTTCGATACGGTGTTGAGCGCCACCCCTCCTCTGCATATCATGCTAACCGCAACAGACTTTAGCTGGGCCGCCTCCGCTATTGCGTCGGGATCGCTGGAGTATAAAGACCCGATGGTCAGCTGCGCCCTGCTGTGGTCGTCAAAAATGCTGGCGCTGGCCGCCGGCTGCGACGAGCCGGTCGTGGGGGAACACCGCCGCCGGCAGTCACCGCTGGACGCGTTTCAAAGCCTATCCCTTTCATGTTTGAAACATGGCAACAACCAGGTAAATCATTTCAGCCACTATCGGTACCAGAACCCGTTGGCGCAGGCCGCCTGCCCCACGTTGCAAAACATCCTGCAACGCGGGCATCACGGCAGTTTATTGCCGACGAGCCCACGCTCAATCGCTCCCCCCTGGCCAAGCCTTCTGCCTATGCTTGCGAG